A genome region from Alphaproteobacteria bacterium includes the following:
- a CDS encoding ankyrin repeat domain-containing protein encodes MTPDDDDNIEDRRSNFEKAMDRLTGGMKDIFNDVTGQPPASKDDAAQLPSERPKLEKQVTREGVEVDPAQFFGAVRQNKLDRVMEYVRAGFDLGSYNLQGDTALHIAARAGSNEMVEFLLVNGASATQGKKDRPEATALEDAVNFGKVDVVETLVRHGGYVPGNMVDGRTLLHRAVEKGKTRMVEAMIRAGADANERTPNGSTPLLIAVSLRMTEVAEALLEFPDVVRGIDSYTNSTDPKHRTSFQLAIERGMATVAAKMLKSGANINAADADGVTPLGHALAQFNMPLVKTLVLNGADVNRPAGEGGLSPLSLIAGNTDLNDGKKRAEFVSFLISRGADPDQKSPATGMTPLASAILTANGEWAMSELLSHEIDADAVDHEGFTPIYYTLHKSTTTALEMMINSGANLDARHMVDARTPLIEAVIQKNAAAVRLLLDAGANPRLYDSDGKSALSHARASDNPAIVMLLERALQKPAAPKAPRP; translated from the coding sequence ATGACGCCGGACGACGACGACAATATTGAAGACCGCAGAAGCAACTTCGAGAAGGCGATGGATCGCCTGACCGGCGGCATGAAGGATATTTTCAACGACGTGACCGGCCAGCCGCCCGCATCGAAAGACGATGCCGCGCAATTACCGTCCGAAAGACCGAAACTGGAAAAACAGGTCACGCGCGAAGGCGTGGAGGTCGATCCCGCGCAATTCTTCGGCGCGGTGCGCCAGAACAAGCTGGACCGCGTGATGGAATATGTGCGCGCCGGTTTCGACCTGGGTTCCTACAACCTGCAGGGCGACACCGCGCTGCATATCGCCGCCCGCGCCGGTTCGAACGAGATGGTCGAATTCCTGCTGGTGAACGGCGCCAGCGCGACGCAGGGCAAGAAAGACAGGCCCGAGGCGACCGCGCTGGAAGACGCGGTGAATTTCGGCAAGGTCGATGTGGTCGAAACCCTTGTCCGTCACGGCGGCTATGTGCCCGGCAATATGGTCGATGGCCGCACGCTGCTGCACCGCGCGGTCGAAAAGGGCAAGACCCGCATGGTGGAGGCGATGATCCGCGCCGGCGCGGATGCGAACGAGCGCACGCCCAACGGATCGACCCCGCTGCTGATCGCGGTTTCCTTGCGCATGACCGAAGTCGCCGAAGCGCTGCTGGAATTCCCGGATGTCGTGCGCGGCATCGACAGCTATACGAATTCCACCGACCCGAAGCACCGCACCAGTTTCCAGCTGGCGATCGAGCGCGGCATGGCGACCGTCGCGGCGAAAATGCTGAAATCGGGCGCGAATATCAACGCTGCCGATGCCGATGGTGTCACGCCGCTCGGCCATGCGCTGGCGCAGTTCAACATGCCGCTTGTGAAAACATTAGTGCTGAACGGCGCGGATGTGAACCGGCCAGCGGGCGAAGGCGGCTTGTCGCCCCTGTCGCTGATCGCGGGCAATACCGATTTGAACGACGGCAAGAAACGCGCGGAATTCGTGAGCTTCCTGATTTCGCGCGGCGCGGATCCCGACCAGAAATCGCCCGCGACCGGCATGACCCCGCTCGCCTCCGCCATCCTGACAGCGAACGGCGAATGGGCGATGTCGGAATTGCTGAGCCATGAAATCGATGCTGATGCGGTCGATCATGAAGGCTTCACGCCGATTTATTACACCCTGCATAAATCGACCACGACGGCGCTGGAAATGATGATCAATTCGGGCGCCAATCTGGATGCGCGCCACATGGTCGATGCGCGCACGCCGCTGATCGAGGCGGTGATCCAGAAAAACGCCGCCGCAGTCCGTTTGTTATTGGATGCGGGCGCGAACCCCAGATTGTATGACAGCGACGGCAAATCCGCCCTTTCCCATGCGCGGGCATCGGATAACCCGGCCATCGTCATGCTGCTGGAACGCGCCCTGCAAAAACCCGCAGCACCGAAAGCGCCCCGCCCGTGA